One window of Nymphaea colorata isolate Beijing-Zhang1983 chromosome 11, ASM883128v2, whole genome shotgun sequence genomic DNA carries:
- the LOC116263929 gene encoding cysteine-rich receptor-like protein kinase 15 gives MAHSVMVLIRLKIGFLLLLHHSLHIDRAMSTNNYISSLCLGANYTIHGEFESNMHSVFNNLINAAHPLGFAEATAGEGPETVYGLVQCRRDIDNVTCNACISAATDQIVHPYCGTSMDAIIWYEKCQLRYSNTNFFRLLNSDDYGNSSTGHKAQDPEALYYKLASLLKSNLTSEATREPSGTMFATGEMQYTNLETLYGLVQCTGDTSLNDCKECLNSIISQIRSTCNGEEGCEIVTGSCRVRYDTRLFYGTTTTPTPSPPAPPSNGASNTTPGTGNIIIEKPIVISVLIAVLVITCAICGFCWWKREFCCFWRKKLSGLQGMAEEEAALEQQAFRRADPMDGPTFDLVTTRSATNNFALRNKLGEGGFGSVYRGQLLNGLEIAVKRLSLNTGHGSKQFDNEVQTLTKLQHRNLVRLLGGFMEGEEKILIYEYVSNGSLDNFLFGEPTKRMQLDWAVRSKLINGIARGVMYLHEDSRLRIVHRDLKASNILLDTDMNPKISDFGTAKIFDTDQTQTDTLEVMGTRGYMAPEYLLEGKVSVKIDVYSFGVLVLEIISGKKNFSLIQQDTDENLLNYVWRLWGENKALEVVDQTLEETRDSDEILRCIHIGLLCVQEDASSRPRMSKVVAMLENSSLILPSILPPAPPTRKIKNLSSGAQTSSTASGIGSELYSSSY, from the exons ATGGCTCACTCTGTAATGGTGCTAATCAGGTTGAAGATtggcttcctcctcctcctccaccattCCCTCCATATCGACCGTGCAATGAGCACCAATAACTATATCAGTAGCCTCTGCTTAGGAGCCAATTACACCATCCATGGTGAGTTCGAATCGAACATGCACAGCGTCTTCAATAACTTGATAAACGCTGCCCATCCCCTTGGTTTTGCTGAGGCCACCGCAGGTGAAGGACCGGAAACGGTTTACGGCCTGGTTCAGTGCAGGCGCGACATTGATAACGTGACCTGCAACGCGTGCATCTCTGCTGCCACCGACCAAATCGTCCATCCATACTGCGGCACCTCAATGGATGCGATCATATGGTATGAAAAGTGCCAGCTCCGCTACTCCAACACCAACTTCTTTCGTCTCCTAAATTCTGATGATTATGGTAATTCATCTACCGGTCACAAAGCGCAAGATCCTGAAGCCTTGTATTACAAGTTGGCAAGCCTGTTGAAGAGTAACCTCACTTCTGAAGCGACAAGAGAGCCTTCAGGGACGATGTTTGCTACGGGAGAGATGCAGTATACAAACCTAGAGACGCTCTACGGGCTGGTGCAGTGCACCGGGGACACCAGCCTCAATGATTGCAAGGAATGTTTGAATAGCATCATCTCCCAGATTCGATCGACTTGCAACGGTGAGGAAGGCTGTGAAATTGTCACGGGAAGTTGCCGTGTAAGGTATGATACCCGGCTCTTTTATGGTACCACTACCACTCCAACCCCATCTCCTCCAGCACCTCCATCAAATGGCGCATCCAACACTACGCCAG GGACGGGCAATATTATAATCGAAAAACCGATTGTCATCTCGGTTTTGATTGCGGTTCTCGTGATTACATGCGCCATTTGTGGGTTTTGCTGGTGGAAGAGAGAGTTTTGTTGCTTTTGGAGAAAGAAGTTGAGCGGCTTGCAGGGGATGGCAGAAGAGGAGGCGGCCTTGGAACAACAAG CTTTTAGGAGAGCAGATCCGATGGACGGACCAACATTCGACCTGGTCACTACCAGATCTGCCACCAACAATTTTGCACTCAGAAATAAGCTTGGGGAAGGAGGATTTGGTTCTGTTTACAGG GGCCAACTACTGAATGGTCTAGAAATAGCTGTGAAGAGGCTGTCACTAAATACAGGACATGGTTCGAAGCAATTCGACAATGAAGTGCAGACACTCACTAAACTTCAACACAGAAATCTTGTCCGACTTTTAGGAGGCTTTATGGAAGGTGAAGAGAAGATACTCATCTATGAATATGTATCCAACGGTAGTCTGGACAATTTTCTCTTCG GAGAGCCAACAAAGCGTATGCAGTTGGACTGGGCAGTACGTTCCAAGCTCATAAATGGCATAGCCAGAGGAGTTATGTATCTTCACGAAGATTCTCGTCTGAGAATTGTTCACAGGGATCTGAAAGCAAGCAACATTTTATTAGATACAGACATGAATCCCAAGATCTCAGATTTTGGCACTGCGAAGATCTTTGACACAGACCAAACACAAACCGATACACTTGAGGTTATGGGAACTCG tGGATATATGGCACCTGAGTATCTTCTTGAAGGAAAAGTATCAGTAAAGATAGATGTTTACAGCTTTGGTGTTTTGGTGCTGGAAATCATAAGTGGAAAAAAGAATTTCTCCTTAATTCAACAAGATACTGATGAAAATCTCTTAAATTAT GTATGGAGACTTTGGGGGGAAAACAAGGCTCTGGAAGTTGTGGATCAAACATTGGAAGAAACACGTGATAGCGATGAGATACTAAGGTGCATCCATATTGGCCTGCTATGCGTCCAAGAAGATGCATCAAGCAGGCCCAGAATGTCCAAGGTTGTTGCGATGCTTGAAAACAGCTCCTTGATTCTTCCATCCATTTTGCCTCCTGCCCCCCCTACCAGGAAAATCAAAAACCTTTCTTCGGGAGCACAAACGAGCTCAACTGCATCAGGAATTGGTTCAGAGCTTTATTCATCTTCTTACTGA
- the LOC116263641 gene encoding cysteine-rich receptor-like protein kinase 25 produces the protein MGLIMLKIGFPFLLLVSLHVDRAMSCTHDHINHRCSTTGNYTAGSVYELNMEAVFSTLTKDAPPFGFSNVTVGQGSETVYGLVQCRGDVDQQDCKACIFNSTIQIVEYCPNTMDAIIWYQKCQLRYSNTDFFGKLNVDDSGGWHWTSGKVTDSKGFNEKLGHLLKDLTSLATTEPASKLMFATGNIPYTDLQTIYGLAQCTRDTSLADCKQCLDTTRSQIPTTCDTAHGCEIATGSCRVVYDTQLFYHTTTDPSLLPQSNSASGLPPQYNSGSPQGAGRNFMFVIIVILIVVLATCVLCGFYWWRRQFCCFERKKLNPSGLQRNEEEEETIQQQVEIISASRGTDAMDGLRFDLATIRFATNDFAPANKLGKGGFGAVYRGQLLDGQEIAVKRLSCNIGNGPKQFHNEVQTLAKLQHRNLVRLLGGYMEGEEKMLIYEYVRNASLNNFLFEPTKRLQLDWAIRSNLINGTARGLLYLHEESRLRIVHRDLKASNVLLDEDMIPKISDFGTARIFNTDQTQAETNEIMGTRGHMAPEYLLEGKVSVKIDVFSFGVLLLEIISGKQNFYFCEQQTNENLLNYAWRVWRENRAMQNVDEILEGAFDKNEILRCIHIGLLCVQEDASSRPKMSAVVAMLENGSLILPAISPPAPSIWKTRNISLAPQTISTTSGTGPEFGSSSY, from the exons ATGGGGCTCATTATGTTGAAAATTGGcttccccttcctcctcctcgttTCACTCCATGTCGACCGTGCGATGAGCTGCACCCATGACCACATCAACCACCGCTGCTCCACAACTGGTAATTACACAGCTGGGAGCGTGTATGAACTGAACATGGAGGCCGTCTTCTCAACCTTGACAAAAGATGCTCCTCCCTTTGGTTTTTCCAACGTCACAGTGGGCCAAGGATCGGAGACAGTCTATGGCCTGGTTCAATGTAGAGGCGATGTTGATCAGCAGGACTGCAAGGCGTGCATCTTCAATTCCACCATACAAATCGTCGAATACTGCCCCAACACAATGGATGCCATCATATGGTATCAAAAGTGCCAGCTTCGCTACTCCAACACCGATTTCTTTGGTAAGCTAAACGTGGATGATTCTGGCGGTTGGCATTGGACAAGCGGTAAAGTGACGGACAGTAAAGGGTTCAACGAGAAGTTGGGCCATCTGCTGAAGGATCTAACTTCTCTAGCAACAACAGAGCCAGCTTCAAAGTTAATGTTTGCTACCGGCAACATCCCATACACCGATCTGCAGACGATATACGGGCTCGCGCAGTGCACCAGAGATACCAGCCTTGCTGATTGTAAGCAGTGTTTGGATACCACCAGGTCCCAGATCCCAACGACCTGCGACACTGCACACGGCTGTGAAATTGCCACGGGAAGTTGCCGGGTGGTCTACGATACACAGCTCTTTTATCATACCACAACAGATCCAAGCCTACTTCCTCAGTCCAATTCAGCATCAGGACTACCTCCTCAGTACAATTCAGGATCACCTCAAG GTGCGGGAAGAAACTTTATGTTTGTCATAATCGTCATCTTGATTGTGGTTCTTGCTACTTGCGTCCTTTGTGGCTTTTACTGGTGGAGGAGACAGTTTTGTTGCTTTGAAAGAAAGAAGTTGAATCCAAGCGGATTGCAGAGGaacgaagaagaggaggagaccATACAACAACAAG TGGAGATAATTTCAGCTTCTAGGGGAACGGATGCGATGGATGGACTAAGATTTGATCTGGCCACTATCAGATTTGCCACCAACGATTTTGCGCCGGCAAATAAGCTTGGAAAAGGAGGATTCGGTGCAGTTTACAGG GGCCAACTACTAGATGGTCAAGAAATTGCTGTAAAGAGATTGTCATGCAATATAGGAAACGGCCCGAAGCAATTCCACAATGAGGTGCAGACACTTGCTAAACTTCAACATAGAAATCTTGTCCGGCTTTTAGGAGGCTATATGGAAGGTGAAGAAAAGATGCTCATCTATGAGTATGTGCGCAATGCTAGCCTGAACAATTTTCTCTTCG AGCCAACAAAGCGTCTGCAACTGGACTGGGCAATTCGTTCCAACCTCATCAATGGAACAGCCAGAGGACTTTTATATCTTCATGAAGAATCGCGGCTGAGAATTGTTCACAGGGATCTGAAAGCAAGCAACGTTTTATTAGATGAagacatgattcccaaaatctCAGACTTTGGCACTGCAAGGATCTTTAACACAGATCAAACACAAGCAGAAACAAATGAGATTATGGGGACCCG TGGGCATATGGCACCGGAATATCTGCTTGAAGGGAAAGTATCAGTAAAAATAGACGTTTTCAGCTTTGGTGTTTTGCTGCTGGAGATTATAAGTGGAAAACAGAATTTCTATTTCTGTGAACAACAGACGAATGAGAATCTACTAAATTAT GCATGGAGAGTTTGGAGGGAGAACAGGGCTATGCAAAATGTGGATGAAATATTGGAGGGAGCTTTTGACAAAAATGAGATATTAAGATGCATCCATATTGGCCTGCTCTGTGTCCAAGAAGATGCATCAAGTAGGCCAAAAATGTCCGCGGTTGTTGCAATGCTTGAAAACGGCTCCTTGATTCTCCCAGCCATTTCGCCTCCTGCCCCTTCTATCTGGAAAACCAGAAACATTTCATTGGCACCACAGACAATCTCAACTACATCAGGAACTGGTCCAGAGTTCGGTTCATCTAGTTATTGA